The following nucleotide sequence is from Desulfobacterales bacterium.
GCGGGAATCATGATGATGTCCACCAGGGTCGTATGGATAAATTTGGCCTGGGCGATTTCTTCGCCGGTCGGTGCAAAATTAAGAAAAGTGGTCCCAAAAATCGGGCCGAGTACGGCATTTAGTATGAATCCCAAGACGATAAAAAGAACCGCTGGAATCAGCAGCAGAATGGGAATCAGCTTGGGGTCGTTGACCGCCTTTCCCAAAAACTTGGGGATGGCATAGTCGGCAACGGCATAGGCCCGGATGGCGCCCAAGACATCACCGGGTTTTGCGCCGCGCGGGCATTTGGTCGTGCAGTCCCCGCAGTTATGACACAGCCAGATATCGTGATTGGCCACCAGACGGTCTTTCAGCCCCCAGGATGCCGCAATCATCTCTTTTCTTGGAAACGGCTTGGTGTCGGGTGAAATGGTGCAGGCCACCGAACAGGTGGCGCATTGAAAACACTTTTTTAAATCTCCGCCCCCCAGCCCGGCAACTTCTTTAATAAAATCGACATCAGGCTCAACAAGGTATTGTTCCGCCATGTAGATACCTCCATATATTGAATATTGACGATTGAATATTGACGATTTGTCCGGGCCGCCTCACGCTGCCGAGCGGTTGAAACCATCAATCATCAATCAAAAATCATCCATTATTTAGAATCCCTTAAACGGATTCGGTCCCAACCCTTCAATCATATCCGCAAATTCGTCGATAATCTGCGGAAGCTTGTGATATTCATCAATGGCAATCTGGAACTGTGTCACCCGCTCTGTTTCCAGGGCCAGGCTCTTTAAGGCCTCTCCGATCTTGCGCATGCGGACATCGGCCAGTTCGCTCCCCTTGACAAAGTGGCATTGATAGTCATCGCCGTGCTTGCAACCCAGCAGAAACACACCGTCCATTCCCTGGGACAGCGCATCCTTGATCCAGATGACATTGACGGATCCCAGGCATCTCACCGGCACAAACCGGACATTGGGCGAATAGGTCAGCCGGTTGAGACCGGCGATATCCAGGGCCGGATAGGCGTCATTTTCACAAACCAGCCCCAGGATTCTCAAGGGCGGCTCATCAAAATCATCTGCGGAAGGAACCCCCACGGCTTTCACCATGGACCCCACGCTGTCGATGCTGTAGTCCGCAAAGTTGATAATGCGTTCCGGACATGCGCCCATGCAGGTGCCGCACCGCCGGCAGCGGGTCGGGTTCGGTTTCGGCGTCCCCTTTTCATCATCGTCGAGGGCCCCGAAGGGACATTCATCCGTGCAGCGTTTGCACTGGGTGCAGCGCTGGAAGAAAAAATCGGGAAACGACATGTCGCCGAACCTGGGGTGCACGGAAACCCCCCGGTTGACCGACTCGAGGCACTGGATGGCCTTAAGGGCCGCACCGCTGGCATCCTCCACCGACTCTTCGATGGTCATGCTGCGCCGGATGCTTCCGGCCGCGTAGATGCCCGTCCGCTGGGTTTCGTACGGAAAGCAAATAAAATTCGAATCGGAATAGCCGTTAAAGAGTCCGATATCCCGGAATGCGGGTCCCTGGCGGTAAGCCAGGTTGACCACCGAGTCATCCACTGTCGCCGGAACCATGCCGGTGGCCAGAACCAGCAGATCGGCCTTGACCTGGATCTTTTCACCCAGCAGGGTATTGTCGGCCTCCACGATGATCCCGTCTCCATTCTTGGAAACGTTGACCACCTCGCCCTTGGTCAAAAAGATGCCCGGGTCCTGCTGAATGCTCTTGTAAAAATTTTCCGTAAGACCGGGCGTGCGCATGTGCTGGTAGAAGATATAGGCCTTGCCGTCGCTGAAATCTTCCCGGACATACTTGGCCTGCTTCAGGGACACCAGGCTGGTCACCGAACCGCAGTAATCAAAATCGGCGTCGCCGTCTTTGCCCGGACTTTGAATAAATACGACGGACCGGGCTTCCTTGCCGTCCGACGGACGCAGGATCTTGCCCTTGAGAGCGATCTCTTCAAACTGATGATTGGTCACCACATCCGCAATCGCGCCAAGCCCAAGGTTCGCATATTCACCCTCCTTGGGCCGATAGGGCCGCCATCCGGCCGCCAGGATGATGGCGCCGAACTTTTCACCGCCCGGGTCCAGGGTCAGAATGTCTTTTTTGCCCTTGTTATATTCCATATAGCGTTCATGCAGTTTCTCAGCTTCCAGCTCCTTGCCGCTCTCATCAACCTTCATCTCGTCCGGCAGGGGAAAAGG
It contains:
- a CDS encoding FAD-dependent oxidoreductase, producing MDKKYGVYICTGCGIGDALDIEKLSEVPKEEGYGVKTHPFLCSKEGVDFLKKEISDAGVNTLSIAACSRRVNHDVFRFDGCIVDRVNLREQVVWSHPKTEKPEDVADDQFVNHLQMMAEDYVKMGLAKIAKINLPEPYKLDSISKKILVIGGGITGISAALDAAKTGYSVTVVEKENTLGGYAARIRKQLPDQDPYEGLVSPVIAAKIKEVEAAENITVKTGTLVARIAGQPGEFTVTFKKPGEKIEFDVPFPLPDEMKVDESGKELEAEKLHERYMEYNKGKKDILTLDPGGEKFGAIILAAGWRPYRPKEGEYANLGLGAIADVVTNHQFEEIALKGKILRPSDGKEARSVVFIQSPGKDGDADFDYCGSVTSLVSLKQAKYVREDFSDGKAYIFYQHMRTPGLTENFYKSIQQDPGIFLTKGEVVNVSKNGDGIIVEADNTLLGEKIQVKADLLVLATGMVPATVDDSVVNLAYRQGPAFRDIGLFNGYSDSNFICFPYETQRTGIYAAGSIRRSMTIEESVEDASGAALKAIQCLESVNRGVSVHPRFGDMSFPDFFFQRCTQCKRCTDECPFGALDDDEKGTPKPNPTRCRRCGTCMGACPERIINFADYSIDSVGSMVKAVGVPSADDFDEPPLRILGLVCENDAYPALDIAGLNRLTYSPNVRFVPVRCLGSVNVIWIKDALSQGMDGVFLLGCKHGDDYQCHFVKGSELADVRMRKIGEALKSLALETERVTQFQIAIDEYHKLPQIIDEFADMIEGLGPNPFKGF